A section of the Tamandua tetradactyla isolate mTamTet1 chromosome 4, mTamTet1.pri, whole genome shotgun sequence genome encodes:
- the CNTN2 gene encoding contactin-2: MGTLTRRKPLLMLLLTAVSLFSPAWSSAQTPPATFGPVFEEQPLGLLFPEESTEEKVTLACRARASPPATYRWKMNGTEMKLEPGSRHQLVGGNLVIMNPSKAQDAGAYQCLASNPVGTVVSREAILRFGFLQEFSKEERDPVKTPEGWGVMLPCNPPAHYPGLSYRWLLNEFPNFIPTDGRHFVSQTTGNLYIARTNASDLGNYSCLATSHMDFSTKSVFSKFAQLNLAAEDTRLFAPSIKARFPAETYALVGQQVTLECFAFGNPVPRIKWRKVDGSLSPQWATAEPTLQIPSVSFEDEGTYECEAENSKGRDTVQGRIIVQARPEWLKVISDTEADIGSNLRWGCAAAGKPRPTVRWLRNGESLASQNRVEVLAGDLRFSKLSLEDSGMYQCVAENKHGTIYASAELAVQALPPDFRLNPVRRLIPAARGGEIVIPCQPRAAPKATVLWSKGTEILINGSRVTVTPDGTLIIRNISRSDEGKYTCFAENFMGKANSTGILSVRDATKITLAPSSADINLGDNLTLQCHASHDPTMDLTFTWTLDDFPIDFDKPGGHYRRASVKETVGDLTILNAQLRHGGKYACVAQTVVDSASKEATVLVRGPPGPPGGVVVRDIGNTTVQLSWSRGFDNHSPIAKYTLQARTPPAGKWKQVRTKPANIEGNAETAQVLGLTPWLDYEFRVLASNILGTGEPSGPSSKIRTKEAAPSVAPSGLSGGGGAPGELIINWTPVSREYQNGDGFGYLLSFRRQGSARWQTAQVSGADALHFVYSNESIRPYTPFEVKIRSYNRRGEGPESLTALVYSAEEEPRVAPIKVWAKGVSSSEMNVTWEPVQQDMSGVLLGYEIRYWKVGDKEAAADRVRTAGLDTTARVTSLHPNTKYHVTVRAYNRAGTGPASTPANATTMKPPPQRPPGNISWTFSSSSLSIKWDPVVPLRNESAVTGYKMLYQNDLHPTPTLHLTSKNWIEIAVPEDIGHALVQIRTTGPGGDGIPAEVHIVRNGGTSMMVENLAVCPTAHPGSLLSYSMVVLLVIGCLEL; the protein is encoded by the exons CTTGGAGCTCAGCTCAGACACCCCCGGCCACCTTTGGGCCTGTCTTTGAAGAGCAGCCCCTCGGCCTGCTATTCCCAGAGGAGTCCACAGAGGAGAAGGTGACGCTGGCATGCCGTGCCCGGGCCAGCCCACCTGCCACCTATAG GTGGAAGATGAATGGCACCGAGATGAAGCTGGAACCAGGTTCCCGTCACCAGCTGGTGGGGGGAAACCTGGTCATCATGAACCCCTCCAAGGCACAGGATGCCGGCGCCTACCAGTGCCTGGCCTCCAACCCAGTGGGCACCGTGGTCAGCAGGGAGGCCATCCTGCGCTTTGGCT TTCTGCAGGAATTCTCCAAGGAGGAGCGAGACCCAGTGAAAACCCCCGAAGGCTGGGGGGTGATGTTGCCCTGTAATCCGCCTGCCCACTACCCAG GCTTGTCCTACCGCTGGCTCCTCAACGAATTCCCAAACTTCATCCCCACGGATGGGCGTCACTTCGTGTCCCAGACCACAGGGAACCTGTACATCGCCCGGACCAATGCCTCCGATCTGGGCAACTACTCTTGCCTGGCCACCAGCCACATGGACTTCTCCACCAAAAGTGTCTTCAGCAAGTTTGCTCAGCTCAACCTGGCTGCCGAAG ATACCCGGCTCTTTGCACCCAGCATCAAAGCCCGGTTCCCAGCAGAGACCTATGCGCTGGTGGGGCAGCAGGTCACCCTAGAGTGCTTCGCCTTTGGGAA CCCTGTCCCCCGGATCAAGTGGCGCAAAGTGGACGGCTCCTTGTCCCCACAGTGGGCCACAGCCGAGCCCACCCTGCAGATCCCCAGCGTCAGCTTTGAGGACGAGGGCACCTATGAGTGTGAGGCGGAGAACTCCAAGGGCCGAGACACCGTCCAAGGCCGCATCATCGTGCAGG CTCGGCCTGAGTGGCTGAAGGTGATCTCAGACACGGAGGCCGACATCGGTTCTAACTTACGCTGGGGCTGCGCGGCGGCCGGCAAGCCCCGGCCCACGGTGCGCTGGCTGCGGAACGGGGAGTCTCTGGCCTCCCAG AACCGGGTGGAGGTGTTGGCCGGGGACCTGCGGTTCTCCAAGCTGAGCCTGGAGGACTCGGGCATGTACCAGTGTGTGGCAGAGAACAAGCATGGCACCATCTATGCCAGCGCCGAGCTGGCTGTGCAAG CACTGCCCCCTGATTTCAGGCTGAATCCTGTGAGACGTTTGATCCCGGCCGCCCGGGGCGGAGAGATTGTAATCCCCTGCCAGCCCCGGGCAGCCCCAAAGGCCACTGTGCTCTGGAGCAAAGGCACTGAAATTTTGATCAATGGCAGCAG AGTGACTGTAACTCCAGATGGCACATTGATCATAAGAAACATCAGTCGTTCAGATGAAGGCAAATACACCTGCTTTGCTGAGAATTTCATGGGCAAAGCCAATAGCACTGGCATCCTATCTGTGCGAG ATGCAACCAAGATCACCCTAGCTCCCTCGAGTGCTGACATCAACTTGGGTGATAACCTGACCCTGCAGTGTCATGCCTCCCATGACCCCACCATGGACCTCACCTTCACCTGGACCCTGGATGACTTCCCCATTGACTTCGACAAGCCTGGGGGTCACTACCGGAGAGCCAGTGTG AAGGAGACAGTTGGGGATTTGACCATCCTGAATGCCCAGCTGCGCCATGGCGGAAAGTACGCATGTGTGGCCCAGACGGTGGTTGACAGTGCTTCCAAGGAGGCCACAGTCCTGGTCCGAG GTCCACCAGGTCCCCCGGGAGGTGTGGTGGTGAGGGACATCGGCAACACGACTGTCCAGCTCAGCTGGAGCCGTGGCTTTGACAACCACAGCCCCATTGCCAAGTACACCCTGCAAGCTCGCACACCCCCTGCAGGAAAGTGGAAGCAGGTTCGGACCA AGCCAGCCAACATCGAGGGCAATGCCGAGACCGCCCAGGTGCTGGGCCTCACACCCTGGCTCGACTACGAATTCCGGGTTTTGGCCAGCAACATCCTGGGCACAGGGGAGCCCAGTGGGCCCTCCAGCAAAATCCGGACCAAGGAAGCAG CCCCTTCCGTGGCTCCCTCGGGACTCAGCGGAGGAGGTGGCGCCCCTGGAGAACTCATCATCAACTGGACA CCCGTGTCACGGGAGTACCAGAACGGAGATGGCTTCGGCTACCTGCTGTCCTTCCGCAGGCAGGGCAGCGCCCGCTGGCAGACTGCCCAGGTGTCTGGCGCCGACGCCCTGCACTTCGTCTACAGCAACGAGAGCATCCGGCCCTATACGCCCTTTGAGGTCAAGATCCGCAGCTACAACCGCCGCGGGGAGGGGCCCGAGAGCCTCACTGCGCTCGTGTACTCAGCCGAGGAAG AGCCCAGGGTGGCCCCCATCAAGGTCTGGGCCAAGGGGGTCTCATCCTCAGAGATGAATGTGACGTGGGAACCGGTGCAGCAGGACATGAGTGGCGTCCTCCTGGGGTATGAG ATCCGCTACTGGAAAGTGGGGGACAAGGAAGCAGCTGCTGACCGAGTAAGGACGGCAGGGCTAGACACCACTGCCCGAGTCACCAGCCTGCACCCCAACACCAAGTACCACGTGACTGTGCGAGCCTACAACCGGGCCGGTACCGGGCCTGCCAGCACCCCCGCCAATGCCACAACCATGAAGCCTC CTCCACAGCGACCTCCTGGCAACATCTCCTGGACTTTCTCCAGCTCCAGTCTTAGCATTAAGTGGGACCCTGTGGTTCCTCTCCGAAATGAGTCTGCAGTTACAGGCTATAAG ATGCTATACCAGAATGACTTGCACCCAACTCCCACGCTCCACCTCACCAGCAAGAATTGGATAGAAATTGCAGTACCTGAGGACATCGGCCATGCCCTGGTGCAGATTCGGACCACAGGTCCCGGAGGGGATGGAATTCCAGCAGAAGTCCACATCGTGAGGAATGGAG GCACAAGCATGATGGTGGAGAACCTAGCAGTCTGTCCAACCGCACATCCTGGCTCCCTCCTCTCCTACTCCATGGTGGTACTGCTCGTCATAGGCTGCCTGGAGCTCTGA
- the TMEM81 gene encoding transmembrane protein 81 — MKMWVTSFILGSLLLAFYMPLVLTLPKTLAIPEKLQEAVGKVVVSTTTCTVTCGLGYKEETICEVGPDGVRRKCKSQRLECLTNWICGMLHFTIPVGKEFSLSCLSSDILDIGQEAFRFTWKLARGIISTDDEIFRPFRVNSHFVKFESVREYDSGTYRCDVQLLKNLKFVKRLYFGVRVLPPSLVNLNFNQSLTENQKLVDEGLEVNLDNHSRPHNSVWKRKVVASLGVGIASGVVSGVLLSIVLWRVLKVIYRNGS, encoded by the coding sequence atgaaaatgtgggtCACTAGTTTCATCCTTGGGAGTCTGCTGTTGGCCTTTTACATGCCTTTGGTGCTGACTTTACCTAAAACATTGGCCATTCCTGAGAAGCTGCAAGAAGCTGTGGGGAAAGTTGTTGTCAGTACCACAACCTGTACTGTCACCTGTGGTCTTGGCTACAAGGAGGAGACCATCTGTGAGGTGGGCCCTGATGGAGTGAGAAGAAAGTGTAAGTCTCAGCGCTTGGAATGTCTGACCAACTGGATCTGTGGAATGCTCCATTTCACCATTCCTGTGGGGAAAGAGTTTTCACTGAGCTGCCTGAGTTCAGATATCCTGGATATTGGGCAGGAAGCTTTCCGGTTCACCTGGAAACTTGCTCGGGGTATCATCTCAACTGATGACGAGATCTTCAGACCCTTCCGTGTCAATTCCCACTTTGTGAAGTTTGAATCTGTTCGGGAGTATGACTCTGGGACATATCGTTGTGATGTGCAGCTGTTAAAAAACTTGAAATTTGTCAAGAGGCTCTATTTTGGGGTGAGGGTCCTACCGCCTAGCTTGGTGAACCTGAATTTTAATCAGTCCCTGACTGAGAATCAGAAATTGGTAGATGAGGGCCTGGAAGTGAATCTGGACAACCATTCCAGACCTCACAACTCAGTGTGGAAAAGGAAGGTGGTGGCCTCCTTGGGAGTAGGAATTGCCAGTGGAGTGGTCAGTGGTGTGTTGTTGAGCATAGTTCTCTGGCGTGTGCTGAAGGTAATCTACAGGAATGGCAGCTGA